CAGCGGCCTCGTGTCCTACGGGCCTTACGCCCTTTCTCGAGCGCTCGCTTCGGCGCCACTCACCTGCGCACAAACTTTGAGGTGAACTTGCTGAAAATGCCGGTGGCGCCGTGCGTCCTGCGGGCCTGGCTGTTGCCGTGCGATAGCGCCGGCGAGGCGGGCCCGCCGGGGTAGGCCGAGCCCTGCTGGTCCCGGGCCCcccgctgctggccggcgtggaacgTGTTGCGGATGCCCACCCCCCGGGAGAAGTTGGTGCGGTCCGTCACTGCGGCGCTGCTGATGTTGTGCGCCGACGGGGAGGCGCCGGGCGCCCGTTGAGGTGGGCCGCTGCGGGACAAAGCGAAGAGAGGAGTGGGTGAATCACGCCAGGAAGGCCCGGACAGCCCGAGAAACAAGAACCGAACCATTGCTATTGTGACATGAGAAATAGTATagaaggtgttttttttaaattgcctgGATCCAAAAACAGCAATCTTCGGGATTGTCAAATTGCAGTCTCTATGGAAAAGCGAGTCGTGATTGTATTTGAATGAGGAAACCTAGCACAGCACTGGCAGAATTCAACTGGACAGGAATGACAGGAATAGCACTTCCaccttggccacctgggggcagtatacaACAATATGCTAGTTTAGACGCCTCAACTCCTCTTAGCTCATCTGTACGCCGCTGATATATCATGAGTAGACCAACCACGGCAAACCTGGCTCTCTCAAGGAGCAGAACCAGTGCTTCCAACCGGTTCCGAACAAGCCAAGCTTATTGCGGCGGGTCGCACGCAACGTAATGAGACGACGTAAAGCCGGCGAGCGCTGTAGAGGGCCACCTTGACATTTGCGTGACCTATAAAACACATCTGCACGACTTGATTTGCCCTTTTTTAGACTTCCCAAAACTACGGAAAACGTAAATTGCTTTCAAAGTGAACGAAAAACAAAATCAGCCAAAACTCTGCGCCGGCTgcgcctgtgtgtgcgtgcgcgttttTGGATGAGAGACTTGCCTGGGTCGCGGTGCATGCAGGTCAGTGGGGTATGGAtgattggaggaggacaaggacTTGCGGTGGTGAGGacgtgaggatgaggaggagaggACGGCGGCGGCTGAGGCAGTGGAGGCGCGGGAACCCGGAGTGTTTAGGCTGGGAGGGACAAGGTGAggacaagacacacacacacacaggcggtTGTATGTGGGTGGGCAGGGCAGGGAGGTGGAGCATGGTTAGAGGCGGCACAAATTCAAACACACTaaatgagggagggagggagggagggagggagggagggagggaggaagcatATCGCAATTTATTTCCTGGCACAATGTACCAAGAATGGCAGGcaaatattctttatcctctgcagaaAGCGCTCACGAGCTCTTGAGCATTCAAAGTTGATCGAAGACTTTTGAAACAATCATAATTTTTCATTATAAACGAGTGTAATACTTTACACCACTGTAACCGTTATGAAACGTTTTTAATCATTGATCATATCATCTTTAAGTGCATTGTCCTTAAACGTGAAGAGTTGTTGCTGCTGAGTGACATTTCAGTGctttcaaatatttcaaatggaaatatccaaatatttttattGACGACGCGTAATTAGAATATCAATCGCTCTTAAACTTTGCTAAAAATCTGCCTTTTAACTGgtcgccttcaaaataaaaagtgcgCTCGGGCTGCAGCGTGGCGGCCTTTTCACTTAGCCTATTAAGAGGGACCACGCACCGACCGCCACGCCGCAGGGTGAGCCGTCGTTGGCAAGAAAGGGAGGAATAAAGGAAAAGGGGCAGAAAGCAAACCAACAAAATATTGGGGGAGTAAGTGAGGAATGGGGGCGAGGATGAATGACGTAACTGCAAAGCCAAAAGCAGTGGATGAATAAATCGAGTGATTCAACTGAgccacttgttttgttttggcaaTAGCGGGCAGTCCGTTCAAGACTGATGATGAGGGGAGCACGTCATGGAGCAGCAAATTGCGGCTTTTTTGTTGAATGCTTGTGAAAATGATGACCATCTGTGAGCTTGCTGCTCCAATGATGCTACGGGCAAAAGCGGCTCGCGTCGATGAGTGGCTAAGTCAATCCCGCCCGCCGCTGCAACCGGACGGCCGAGCCATTGAGGTCACTACTGGAGCGTTGGCCGAAATGCTTCGGGCTGATGTGCTGGGCTAAACTCGCTCACAAGAAAAGCAAAAAGTGTTGTTCGTGTGTACCTGTCCTTGCCGTTCTGGACGCCCTGGCCCAGCGTGGCTCTCTCGGACAGAGGAGAATTCCGACTGCGACCCGTGCCAGTCGACAGGATGCTATTCTGAAAACATTCATGGGAGGAATTACTAATCGGTGTAGATAAATAATCCGGAATTATTTGTCATTCGGGGGAGGGCGGACGGAACATCTACGACAAAGGTCGCCAATGTCTTGCTTTCATCACACGGCCATTAACCAGGTTAATTACTGACTTCCGTTTTGATCTTTGGAACGGATCATCTGATAACATACAGCCAGGGCCTGCCTTTTCCAGATTTCCCCTTTCAATATCAGGTTCGCCACACGTAAACGGTTTGGCCTTGGTCCTACGCTAACGTTAAGGCGTAATGGACCTCATGTACTTGGCTGCTCTTTCAGCTCGGGTGAAACTTCTTAAACAAGTCAAATCCAAATTGCATTTGATGAATTGCTTAGCTGCGCCGTAAAGCAGAGGGAGCAATACATTGCCAATGTGGCGGTGAAAATACACTGGAGCTCACGGTGGAGGGCGTGGCGCTCTTCTTGCGGTCCGAGGGAACCAACGGGCTGGCCGGCACCTTGTTGGTGGAGCTGCCGGATGAGCTTTTCCTGCCTGAATCCTCTCCGGCGGTCCGGTTGTCTGCTTGCCCCCCTCTCTTGGAGTACGATGAGCCTGGAGAGGAGATATTGCGCTCAACGTCTCGGCGGAACAAAACGCGTCCGTCCCGCCGGTGGGGAACGCCACGTTTGGAACGCGAGGCGGGCTCACCCTGGTCAGTAGCTCTGCGGTTTTGAGGCTTCTGGTTGGACGATACGCTGCGCTGTACCTGAGAAAAATGGGAATGGCAATGAGGCGGCTTGCACGCTGACGTGCAGGTGAGTGTTTGTGGGAAGGCTGACGACGCCGCCGCCGTGgcccatcgtcatcatcatctatggcggcggcggcggcggctgacgGGCCACAATTCAGCGGCTATTGGTTAGTCATGGCTCCCATTGTACCTTGTGTGGCGGGGAGGGGGCATTTATGTTGCTTACATCACTTCCGGGCCGGGGCTTGATACCGCCCTCATCCAGCTGAGAAGCCAAGGACAGAAAACAATGCTGACAACATGTTCGtgtcacaaaaataaatataataaataaaagacgAGAATTTAATACCATCTAATAATAAATTGGTCAATCgacatgtaaataaataaatgggcaaataaataaatcaacaccTCAGAGTTCCTATAATCCAATAGCAGGTAGGTAGCCATCACGTCGTTGTACTTCTGATTCACCACCGAGTCCTGGATCTCCTCTTGAGAGAAGCCCATCTGCAGCATAATGTCTTGGCACGCACAGCACATTTCAACGTTAGACTTGTGATGGATCGCCGTGGTGTTTGGAGCTTGTCAGGTGCGCGCGCACCTGTCCTCCTGGGGTCCTTGTAATCTGGTTGGGGTTCGATGTAGGGTTTGAGTTCCTCCTCCTCGTGTCCCACATTCATCCATCGGTCCCTCATGATCTGCTGCTGGGAGAAACACGGCacccaaaaaaatcaatcaatcaaacaaaCGCATGAGCAAGCCCCGTGACGTCAACGAGGCCGGCTGCTTTCGCGTACCTCAAGGCTGCCTCTTTTGGAGGGGTTGAGAATGAGGAACTTTTTCAGCAAGTTCTCGCAGTCGGTGGACATGTAGAAGGGAATCCTGTATTTACCGCGCAGAACTCGCTCTCTCAGTTCCTGTTGGAGAAGGAGGGGCAACGTCACTCACGTACAGTAGGTCATTTTGTAGgcaacctttttatttttttcaagtgctctataaataaaaTGGCGTAAATATTCTCTACTGTGTTTAATTTGGTTTTCCTATTTACATTTGACAAGACAGCGCTACTTTCCTTCTTAAAAACACAACTGCCCTTTTCACCAGCCCGACTGGGAGTAATGTCGGTCGGTTGGCGAGGCAGCGAAACGGCAAACTTGCTAAAGCTAGCCACTTCACAGGAACGTTAATACCGACATCACATTCGGTATCAGATCGCCCACCCAAAATGTGTCTGCGCTCCCAGGATGAGTCACGCGGGGTCGGCGTTAAGAAAGGCGCGATGCGTCCTCTCGCACCGATACCATTCTTAATAGATAGTCCTTGCTCAAACCGGTGCGAGCCGGAAAGACAAATGCTACAGCCTCCCACGCTAAACACtgcgcggcttatataagacgcGGATCCACACGCATTCGGAGGAGCAGTCTGCCGCGCCTCACCTTGAGATTCTGCCCGTCAAAAGGCAGGGAGCCGCTGACCAGCGTGTAGAGGATGACCCCCAGGCTCCATACGTCCACCTCGGGCCCGTCGTACTTCTTGCCCTGGAACAGCTCCGGCGCGGCGTACGGCGGGGAGCCGCAGAAGGTGTCCAGCTTGTTCCCCAGTGTGAACTCGTTGCTAAAGCCAAAGTCGGCAATCTTGATGTTCATGTCGGCGTCCAGGAGCAGGTTCTCTGCCTGCGGGCGGGCGGACAACAGGAACCCGTTCAAATGGGAGTCGGGGGATGGATTCAATCATGTGGCTTGAGCTCGTCAGAAATATTGTGTGTTGTCACCTTGAGGTCTCTGTGTACGATACACTTCTGATGGCAATACTGTACCGCTGACACAATCTGGGGACAGAGAGCAGAAGGAGATTAcacaagaaaaaacacaatTAGGAGGCGACTGTAAAATTACGTTTTAGGTGGTGGTGGGCGACATTGTGATCTTCAATCGAATATCTAGTATAACACGAGGtagtgcttttttcttttttaatgcaaatcttttttttttttaaacttcaaaAGATCTAAAGTTGCTTTCAATGCTGCTTTGTCTATAAGCGATTCAAATGGGCAACATTAAGTACCTCGCGTTAAGGCCGAGCGATGCGCAGGGACGTTCCTACCTGTCGGAATTTGGCACGGGCTTCTTTCTCCTTCATCCTGCCGTGGGCCACCAAGTAATCAAACACCTCTCCTGCAAGACGACCAAACAATGAGAGCTCCGACCTGTACCCGTCATGTGACCAAAAGGCTTCAGATATGACCCGCTCACCTCCACTGGCGTACTCCATGACCAAGTACAAAGTCTTTTCGGTCTCGATCACCTCAAAGAGCTTAACTGGTGGCGGAGGAGATGTGAAACGGAGCGTGAGTGCCCCTCATTTGCAGCTTTttggtgtggttttttttttttggtcccttTAGACTCACCTATGTTGGGGTGGTTCAACATCTTCATGATCCTCACCTCCCGGAAGAGctggcaaacaaacaaacgcgcgcacacacagctGGGTCAAACGACACCCCTGACTAAATAAGCAACCATTTTGGAATTTGCATGTGCCCGCCATTAGAAAGTCCGCGTGTCCATGGATACGCTACACGTGGTCGGCAGGCCCTTCAACCATtctaaaaataatcaaaaggctatttgtttttcctcagtCGTGCGATTGCGGCGACTTTTTCCAAGGTCTTACAAGCGGAAGCAAAGAAATCTGTATTGCGATAAACCGaacggggatggggggggggtgctgaaCGAGTGGCAGTTATGTGGCAACGCGGCAGTGGTTCTGCATTTGGGTTTGGCTTGACGCGTGCctcgtgagtgcgtgcgtgcgtgcgagtggACAGACCCCACCCAGTCACGATCAAAGGAAGTAATTGCATCTTATTTCCTGTCATTAAAACTCATTGAAAACTGGGCTGCTTCACAGAAGCACAGTAAGGACGAGCGCGAGTGAGCGACTGagtatttttcttcttcaacaaTTCGAAgccgcccgtgtgtgtgtgtgagtgtgtgtgtgtgtgtgtgcgcgtggccCACCTTTTGCAAACTGGAGGAGTTCAGTTGAGTCTTATCAATGATTTTAACAGCCACCTGAGAGGGCAAACAGACAACAACATGAATTGTGGCACGTTGTCAAGTGACACTTTATTGGCGATCGCACGACGGCAGCAGACGTCGGTTGCCTAACGGGGGCGGAATTCAGACGCATCGCCAGCACGGTACCGAACCGGAGCGGGAGCGACAAAACTGAAGCAAAAATAGAGAGTCAGAttggagagggggggggattGTTTGGCGAGAACAAAGACTCGACGACAATGGAGTGCTTTCTTTCTCGCGGTTCTCCTTTGAGTCCTCCGACTCGCCCTTGTTTTTCCACTTGGCGTGTGCGCCGGGGAGTCACATGGAGCGTTATCCGAGTGTCAGGCAGGGACCTGTCACACATTGACAGAGCCCGCCCACGTCCCACCTAACCCACGTGTTGACTCGGGCCAAAGAAGGAAGACAAAAGCGAGCTCGTTTTTTTGGAAGCGCTTCTATGGTCTGCGAGATCCACATGACCTTTGTCCTTAAGGAGAACTGCAGCAGCACAAGGTGTCACAGTGGCCTGCCGACACAACATTGCTCAATTTTTGGCAGATAAGAAAATTGCACatttttggtttatttttcCTCTGCTGTTAAAGGGGCGGTCGATTCCGAAATGCGCTTTCCAATATGTTGTCGCGTGCGGTCTAAGCGTGACGGGCGTTCTCATTAGGCGCCGCGACGTCACGTTCAGTCGTCAAAAAAGTGGTAGGAGCCCTGACGAGGATTTTGCTTATTAATTAAATATCAGTATACCCGAACTTTATTTTGCCAAATATCGTCCTTGGAAAAGACACACGGGTCCGAGCCGACTGCTCACAAGGAGCGAGTCGACTTTCAGTTCGTGACGTGTACCTCCTTTCCGGTGAGGACGTGGCGGGCCAGTTTGACTTTGGCGAAGTTGCCCTTGCCGATGGTTTTCAGCAAACGGTAGTTGCCGATGTGGGGCTGCTCGTCCGACGTGGTGGTGGCGACGGAGTTCCGACATCGCGACATGCTGGAGCGACCGGACGACGACTTGGTGTCCTGTCGAGTCGGGAGAAATCAGACAAGAAGAAATCAGACCATTTTGGCAAAAACACTTCCTGTGTGCCAACACCGAGCCGAATTAAACGAGCGAGCAGGAAATGGCGCCGATCAGCCGCAGGCCGCAAGCGAGACGTGTCGGGAAAAGCGAGCGTGATGATGACTTTGTTGTGTTGGCCCGCTTCAATTTGAACGCGAGCGCTTCGACTCGATCGGGTTTAATCCGAGCGGAGATCCTTACGTGTGGGGGCGGAGCAAAATACTTTTATCTTTGCACGGCCAAGGAGTGACAGACAGACAATGTCATCGTGAACACAAAGGTTACGTTCACATTAGAGATCtattcagatttttattttggcCACATAAGACCTGTATCTAATTATTTTTGAACGTTTTATTTCCGATTTTTTCAATGGAAGAcagactgcctgcctgccaccgTGTTGTATCAAAACATGAAAGAAATGCAGAGAGAAGATACGATTCAAGAACGGTTCCGTTTCAATTTGATTCGGTTCGAGTCCGTTCGGTTCGCTGCGGCTTAGTTCGAGAAGGTATGACGACAAAGAGCTTCTCGTTGTCATCTTACGATATGAATTCACTTGTCAGTAGCATAAACGTGGTCTTTATTACCTTCGCCAACTAATTTTTGTTCGATACGCTGAGTGAGATATGCTACGAGTGGAAGGATTTGATTCGTTTTGCTTTGATTCAATGCTAACTTGGCCGGGTCATTCGGTTTTGTCCTTCTGTAACCGCTGGCGAGTGTGCTCGTTTTGTACTTTTGAACCGTTCAAAGGAAGGCTGCTCAGCTCTTGACGGAACGGAATAACGCGAGAGTGGGCAGCGAGGCGGCGGGCACGGGTGATCTCCGTGCTCCATTTGCTCCAGCGAAATCACAATAGCTGCaggaagagagagagcgcgagagagagcgagagagagagagagagagagagagagagagacggcgaTGACACGTGAACGTGAGGCACGCGCATTGGCGCCGCAGCTCAAAAGAAATTCTTCATCCATTGAAGCCGCGCGCAATACTCCCTCGGCCTTAATACGTCGGCAGGCGGCCGGGCTGTCAGGTGCTCGCTAACCCAGATCAGACTTGTTGAAGCCATTCACAAAATTTCAACACGAAATTGGGTCATGCGAGGAAACAACGGGAGACATTGTGGTGCTTTTGCAGGGCACGATTCGTTTTGCGCTGAATGAGGCCGCCAGAGCGCAGCAAGGACTACTTTCCTCAGCGCTTAACGTGGTATTTGATGGCGGCCGGGTCTATTTCGGTGTACTGATTCTGCCTTCATTTTTGGGCAGCTGCAGGATAAGCCccaaccccccccacacacacacacactcactcgctcataAACTTTGTGACGTGAGCTTTTTTTGGGCTACACATGAAGTGTGACTTCACAGAGCTGTAATTGCCATAAGGTGGCTAATTTTTTTGCTAAACAGGATCAATCAAAGTGTCCGAATTGAAAAGTGGCCCATCATCGTGCCTGCGGAATTTGTCTCTGAGTTCCAAACTAACGCCGTTCTCATTTTTTCCCCAATGTTATGAAAAGCATAACATTTCTTTGTGTTTCATCAAAATGTTCCTTTCCAAAACCAAGCAATCGGCAGGCTACCTGGAAAATACCCATTTCCAAAAGGTAAGCGAGCGTGACTTGTCAAGTCACGTCTGGGTCAAGTTGAGCCAAGTCCAAGTCAGCCAGaatcttttgtcattttcagcaAGCCTACTTCCTCATCCTTGGAGGTCAGCACAACGTGGACTACTACGGATAACTTCCTCATCGCCCTCGCCGGTGTTGACGCTTTGTCTGCACATGCAAGTGTTTGCTTTTCTCACTCCCTGAATGTAAACAACGGCAAATGCAacaacgacaaaaaaaaaatcggagcaTTGCCAGCTGTAATTGGCGTCGGTTTGGTGCGAGTGGGCTGTTGAACCGGGCTGCCCCAAGCAACATGCGAGTTGCGGCGCGGCACAGCACGGTGCAGCATGACGCTGGAAACGATACGCTCGGCCTACGGGACTGCGCCGACCAATCGCGCTCGGCGAATCTGGCTTGGGCAGAGTGACTGAATTCAAGCCAGGAAGCACAGAGGAGTCGGTCAAAAAAGGTGATTCTGACTGGTCAGAatcaaaaagtgaaaataattccgccattgacaaaatgtgtcaatctcCGCTTTTACTATTTTATTCACTCTATATTtttaaggggggaaaaaaaaaagactgaaatgACCAAAATCATTACTAGAGTAACGTTACCACAAATCATGTCGTGTGCTTTTCATTGTGTCGCGCTGATGTCCGTGTTGCTTGAGGATCAGAACAAATAGCCAGCAAAATGACTCAAATTTCATCAGAATTAAAACGTGCCAATATAGAGAATGACATCAGCGACGCTTCAAATGGCACGAGGCGGCGCTGCGTCGCAATCGGCGCCACATTTCCCTTCCTGGTTCACCTGACTCTTTTTGCTGGCCAATTGTGCACAAAATCAACATTGAGCCACTTCAACTTTTTTCCCATGGCAACGGTGAAGGCACAATAGCGTGGCGGCGGAGGGAAGTCCGCGCTTGTCTAAAGGCAGGTCGGCGGCGCGCGGCCGCACCTTCCAGCTTCGTTCTGCTCAACTGGAAAGGCTTGTTTTACACTCTCTTTTagacaatcacacacacacacggacggacggacggacggagcacAAGGCCCACGCCTCGGCGCAGCACCTGTTCACGCGCTGATTATAGGGCCGCTGACACGGCTCGttcaattaaaatgtcattCCAGTCAAGCGAAATACAACCTAAAGGAGGGCTACCGTGCGCCAGGGTGAGAACCCAaaagtgaatgtgtgtgagagGAGGCTTCTCTGTTGCTAGGACCCCATCTAGCGCCATCTCTCTGTCTCTCCCCGCTATTCTGCCTAGCGACAGCTCCTCTAAAAGAGCAAGACCAAATTCACAGATTCATGGGCGGAACGGCGGCGCGTTCGCTACGGGCCGTCATGCTCGCGCGATGACTCACTCTCAATGGGCGcaaaggatttaaaaaaaaaaaaagatggggggggggcaaaaaaacAATGCAGCTGTGATTTTAACTTTTGCAGCAATCAAAGAAGAGTGGAAGTCAAACGCCGTTGACTGCTCCTCTTCCAAATGGCTGTTCAGTTGGAACGAGTGGCTACATAATGACTCGTTCAAAGCCATGGGCTGCCGCGCGGCTACCGCCAAGTCTGACGTCAGGGCAGACCTGTATTTCGAGCTCCGTTGGTCTCTTCAGGGACACGCGGGGGAACATCGTCAAACAGGAAATTCTGTATTACCTCACGCGCCGACACCGAATATTCAACGACTGAGCTCACTTGAACTTGGTTGCCAAcggtgttgctaaccaaaatggCAGCACCAAACGATGCCGTTACGGGTCATAGCACATATGGAAATTGGAATGACATTTCCATTGTTCTGTAGCTACAAAAACTTGCCGGTGACGTGTTATAtgggagcctttttttttttaaggcctcATGGCAACTTTTCTTCAATCGTGATGATTTGATTAATTAGTGACCTCTGCAAATACGTCTGGGCTCTGACGTGCTAGCGCCGTTCTTTTCACCGCCAACGAGGACAACGTGATGGCGTCGTGCTTTTGGAGTACGCTGGGATATTTATTTGACAGTGATTCAGTCGATTAAAACCGGGTCATCGACAAATGCCAGTTTGGCTCCATTTGGggctttctttttaaatttgagTTGCTCTAGTCAAATTTTGCTCACTTTTCCGTATAGGTCAACTTcttcgccatttttttttttttcacacaagaCAAAATGGTTGACATTTCTTTTGTGAACGGCGATATTTACAATAACCGATGATGCTATTCTGGGGGACGTCGACGAACGGTAACTGCAAGGGAAAAGGTTAGAATGCGATAGAGGCTCAATGCAAATTTAAAAAGCCTGGACATCTGACAAAAGTTAAAAATACATATCTCCATTtatagagagcactttttagggtGAGCGCATGCGTCCTTGGGGTATTTTGAGACCTGACGGCTTTCGAAATGTAGTCTTTACCAGATAGTAACACAAACTTTGACTAAGTTGTGCAGCAACAATACGTAATTGGACAAACGGATGACCAAATACAGGCCCAACAAATGGGCTCATCGTGTAAATCGAGGTTTTACATTTTTGGACTTTAATGTCTTTCGAACATTTACTGTAATTGTGACTTCATGATTGCAGCAAATGGTGCCTTGAGTACAAATTTTGCTTAGTCAGTGAGGTCCATCTCGTTTGGAAAAATCAGCCATTAACTTTATGACCTGGGAGTGGAAGGATACGTGTACGCTACGCTGTTGTTCTCACACAGATCATTTTCGGTGAGGGACAGGAAGTGCCGTGCATTCGAGCCACTCGGCTAGTCTGAAAACAAACGCCGAGTGGCTCGGCATCCGGCGATGGACGCCTTGGCTCAAAATATACGTTTGTGCTACTTGAATATAAGTGCAGTCTCAAAAGAACCTTCCTGATGCAGTCAAAGTGATTCCGTTTCAGACAAGAACTTTCATTTTGAAGCATCCTTAGGTTCGAAATCAATTTTACATCTGTTATGTGGTCTGTTTGGGCTGTCGGCCTTTTGAAAATGGGGATCGAAGTTTGTAACTCGGACCCGATTCTCTTTGCATTAAGGGGCTGGTTGATAATTGGATTTTCCCTACTATAAAGACTCTTAACTATTTTGTTATCaatcacaggaaaaataaacttGTATCACAGGAATCCGTTTttacaaagaaaacaaagcgtTGATGTTGCACCTTTCTGTTGCATTTtcccaaaattaaaaaaagcagtGCCAAGAAGAAATTGCGTGGCTGTATTTGGCGCACTTGAGATAAGTTGACTACATTCATTTTTCGTGATCTTACCTGCCCAGAATTTTCAATGACTTGCACGAGTGGGGTCCTTGTTGACATTTTGGCTTGACTTGAAGTGGGTTGATGATGTTGCTGCAAAAAGGCGCAGAGGCGCGGTGACCCAAAAGCGACTCTTCAGTACATTTAAGCTCGGTGTGGGGacgaagtaaaaaaagagccccaGTGCTAGCCCGCTAGCAACACGTCAGATAGCCCGTGAATCAACAAGTTGGATCCCACATCGGCGGCTAGCAGTTAGCTCGCTAGCTCAACCGCACGTCCCATGTTTTGGGGGCACCAAAAATAAACAATGCCACTATGATGAGGTCGTGTTTAACGTTACTCTTCAAAAGAGTCACTGGCGACGAAGCAATAAAAAGCTGGCTGATGGGgctgttttcaaaagaaggtccAACTAGGTGGCTAGCATGCTAAAGCCAGTACGCCGCCGAACGAAGAGACGACAAACGGCCGTTGTGTTTCCgtgtaaaaaatatttatcaaCGGGTCTTGTGTTTATATCGTTTTGGTTTTCGTAAAATAGTTCCGTCAGAAGTGTTCAAGGGGGGGGAAATAtggttgaaagaaaaaaaaaaaaaaaaaacttccaggCCAAAGTTATTCCCGGCGAGGTCCCCGTCCCGACCTTGCCAACTCACACGAAACAATCGTCCCCGGTGAGATTTCCAGAGTGGAGTATCCAAAGAAGAAAAACTCCAGCGTGTAAAACGCTAACATGGCCCAGTTGAGGGTTTGGTCTTCGTCTGCTTTCTGTTTtcccttctttcttttttttttttttttttttagcccatcGAGCTAGCCCGACTTTCCTTCAAGGCGGAGCTA
The sequence above is drawn from the Syngnathus scovelli strain Florida chromosome 1, RoL_Ssco_1.2, whole genome shotgun sequence genome and encodes:
- the mark2b gene encoding serine/threonine-protein kinase MARK2 isoform X8, whose amino-acid sequence is MSTRTPLVQVIENSGQDTKSSSGRSSMSRCRNSVATTTSDEQPHIGNYRLLKTIGKGNFAKVKLARHVLTGKEVAVKIIDKTQLNSSSLQKLFREVRIMKMLNHPNIVKLFEVIETEKTLYLVMEYASGGEVFDYLVAHGRMKEKEARAKFRQIVSAVQYCHQKCIVHRDLKAENLLLDADMNIKIADFGFSNEFTLGNKLDTFCGSPPYAAPELFQGKKYDGPEVDVWSLGVILYTLVSGSLPFDGQNLKELRERVLRGKYRIPFYMSTDCENLLKKFLILNPSKRGSLEQQIMRDRWMNVGHEEEELKPYIEPQPDYKDPRRTDIMLQMGFSQEEIQDSVVNQKYNDVMATYLLLDYRNSELDEGGIKPRPGSDVSNINAPSPPHKVQRSVSSNQKPQNRRATDQGSSYSKRGGQADNRTAGEDSGRKSSSGSSTNKVPASPLVPSDRKKSATPSTNSILSTGTGRSRNSPLSERATLGQGVQNGKDSLNTPGSRASTASAAAVLSSSSSRPHHRKSLSSSNHPYPTDLHAPRPSGPPQRAPGASPSAHNISSAAVTDRTNFSRGVGIRNTFHAGQQRGARDQQGSAYPGGPASPALSHGNSQARRTHGATGIFSKFTSKFVRRSMLSSNVDKSEKTSGGVLSSSSNNDENNSSPGSGNTGGTGTPPAIAGQKDSAKPRSLRFTWSMKTTSSMEPTEMMREIRKVLDSNSCAYELRERYMLLCMSGNPARDDFVQWEMEVCKLPRLSLNGVRFKRISGTSIAFKNIASKIANELKL
- the mark2b gene encoding serine/threonine-protein kinase MARK2 isoform X6, yielding MSTRTPLVQVIENSGQDTKSSSGRSSMSRCRNSVATTTSDEQPHIGNYRLLKTIGKGNFAKVKLARHVLTGKEVAVKIIDKTQLNSSSLQKLFREVRIMKMLNHPNIVKLFEVIETEKTLYLVMEYASGGEVFDYLVAHGRMKEKEARAKFRQIVSAVQYCHQKCIVHRDLKAENLLLDADMNIKIADFGFSNEFTLGNKLDTFCGSPPYAAPELFQGKKYDGPEVDVWSLGVILYTLVSGSLPFDGQNLKELRERVLRGKYRIPFYMSTDCENLLKKFLILNPSKRGSLEQQIMRDRWMNVGHEEEELKPYIEPQPDYKDPRRTDIMLQMGFSQEEIQDSVVNQKYNDVMATYLLLDYRNSELDEGGIKPRPGSDVQRSVSSNQKPQNRRATDQGSSYSKRGGQADNRTAGEDSGRKSSSGSSTNKVPASPLVPSDRKKSATPSTNSILSTGTGRSRNSPLSERATLGQGVQNGKDSLNTPGSRASTASAAAVLSSSSSRPHHRKSLSSSNHPYPTDLHAPRPSGPPQRAPGASPSAHNISSAAVTDRTNFSRGVGIRNTFHAGQQRGARDQQGSAYPGGPASPALSHGNSQARRTHGATGIFSKFTSKFVRRNLSFRFPRRSPYEGEGREEGSRSMLSSNVDKSEKTSGGVLSSSSNNDENNSSPGSGNTGGTGTPPAIAGQKDSAKPRSLRFTWSMKTTSSMEPTEMMREIRKVLDSNSCAYELRERYMLLCMSGNPARDDFVQWEMEVCKLPRLSLNGVRFKRISGTSIAFKNIASKIANELKL
- the mark2b gene encoding serine/threonine-protein kinase MARK2 isoform X2, giving the protein MSTRTPLVQVIENSGQDTKSSSGRSSMSRCRNSVATTTSDEQPHIGNYRLLKTIGKGNFAKVKLARHVLTGKEVAVKIIDKTQLNSSSLQKLFREVRIMKMLNHPNIVKLFEVIETEKTLYLVMEYASGGEVFDYLVAHGRMKEKEARAKFRQIVSAVQYCHQKCIVHRDLKAENLLLDADMNIKIADFGFSNEFTLGNKLDTFCGSPPYAAPELFQGKKYDGPEVDVWSLGVILYTLVSGSLPFDGQNLKELRERVLRGKYRIPFYMSTDCENLLKKFLILNPSKRGSLEQIMRDRWMNVGHEEEELKPYIEPQPDYKDPRRTDIMLQMGFSQEEIQDSVVNQKYNDVMATYLLLDYRNSELDEGGIKPRPGSDVSNINAPSPPHKVQRSVSSNQKPQNRRATDQGSSYSKRGGQADNRTAGEDSGRKSSSGSSTNKVPASPLVPSDRKKSATPSTNSILSTGTGRSRNSPLSERATLGQGVQNGKDSLNTPGSRASTASAAAVLSSSSSRPHHRKSLSSSNHPYPTDLHAPRPSGPPQRAPGASPSAHNISSAAVTDRTNFSRGVGIRNTFHAGQQRGARDQQGSAYPGGPASPALSHGNSQARRTHGATGIFSKFTSKFVRRNLSFRFPRRSPYEGEGREEGSRSMLSSNVDKSEKTSGGVLSSSSNNDENNSSPGSGNTGGTGTPPAIAGQKDSAKPRSLRFTWSMKTTSSMEPTEMMREIRKVLDSNSCAYELRERYMLLCMSGNPARDDFVQWEMEVCKLPRLSLNGVRFKRISGTSIAFKNIASKIANELKL